The following DNA comes from Nocardia sp. XZ_19_385.
TCAGGCCGAGCTCCTCACCGATGGTGGTGACGATGAAGTCGGTCTTGGCGAAGGGCACCTGGTTGGGCCGGCCGTTGCCCAGGCCGGTGCCCGCCAGACCGCCGGTGGCCAGGCCGAACATCGACTGCGAGATCTGGTAGCCGGTGTTGTTGTAGTCCGAGAACGGATCCAGCCAGGTGTGCACGCGCACCCGGACGTGACCGAAGGCGTTGTAGGCGAAGACGAATCCGATGGCGAGCAGCCCGCCGCCGATGACCAGCCAGCCCACCCGCTCGGTGGCGATGTAGAGCATGACCAGCACGGTGGAGAAGATCAACAGTGAGGTGCCGAGGTCCTTTTCCAGGACCAGCACGCCGATGCACACGATCCACACCGCGAGGATCGGCCCGAGGTCGCGGGCGCGCGGGAACTCCATGCCCAGCATGTGCCGCCCGGCGGTGGTGAACAGATCGCGCTTGGCCACCAGCACCGAGGCGAAGAAGATGATCAGCAGGATCTTGGAGAACTCACCGGGCTGAACGCTGAAGCCGGGCAACCGGATCCAGATCTTGGCGCCGTTGGTCTCCGAGTACGCGCTGGGCAGCAGCGCCGGAATCATCAGGGCGACAAGGCCGATCAGCCCGAGGGTGTAGCTGTAGCGGGCCAGCGTGCGGTAATCGCGCAGGATAGCGAGCACCGCGATGAACCCGATGGTGCCGAGCGCGGTCCACATGATCTGCGGGCTGGCATCGGGGGAGGGGACCGTCCACGAGTTGTAGCGGGCGTTCTGTGCCGCGCCGAGATCCAGGCGATGGATCAGCACCAGCCCGATCCCGTTGAGCACCGCCACAATCGGCAGCAGCAACGGGTCGGCGAACGGCGCGAACCGGCGCACCGCGAGATGGGCCACCCCGAACAAACCCAGGTAGGCCGCGCCGTACTTGGCGATATCCCAGGAGACCGACTGCTCCTGGCTGGCTTCCACCAGAAACAGCGACACCGTCGTCAGCAAGGCCGCGAACGCCAGCAGCAGCAGTTCCACGTTGCGCCGGGTGGACGGCGGCGGCGCGGGCGCGAAGCCGCCTGGCGGACTGGGATAGGCCCCAGCGGACGGCGGTGACGGTGCGGACATCAGTCCGTCACCCGGCAGTTCTCCCCCGGCGTCTGGGGGGTCGCCGACGTGGACGTCGGCGCGGTGGGGTCCACCTTCGTCGGTGTCTTGATGTCGGTACCCCGGGTCTCCCCAGGAGTCGGTTCGGCCGGGGGCGCCGGGGCGGTGGTGGTCGCGACCGGGTTCGGCGTGGTGGTCGGAGCGTCCGCGGGCGGGGCCGGCTCGGTGGAGGTCGGCGGCACGACACCGGGCTGCGGCACCGATTCCTTGGGCGTGCACACCGGCAGCAGCTGCTGGGAGGCCAAGCGCCGCATCTGGCTTTCGGCATCGTTGAGCGAACCCGGCGGCAGACCCTGGTTGACCTGATTGCGTCCGGTCTGGGTGAGATCCTCGACCTCGAGCGCGCGGCACCCGGCGGGCAGCGTGGTGCCCGTCTTCAGAATGGTGAGCTCACCGTTCTTGCTCACACAGCCGATGGTGTCGACCTCGTGGATCGAATAGCCGAGCACCGAACCCGGAAGTCCGCGCAGAATCACCACTTTGCCGCCGTCGGCGGCCACGTAATAGTTGTTGCGCACCATCTTGTAGCCGACCAGCAGGCCGACGCCGACCGCGAGCACCAGGCCCAGCGACAGCAGGATCCAGCGGAGCTTGTGCGATCTCGCCGGCGGCTCCGGTTCCGGAGTTGCGCTGGCCCGGCGTGGCGGCGCGGCCCGCGGGGGGCGCATCGCGGCGGCCCGGCCGGCCGCGGTGTTCGGCGGGGGCGTGTCCTCGTCCTGACCGGAGGCGGCGCCCGCCACGATCGGATGACTCTGCCCGTAATCGAGATCGATGACGTCGGCGACGACCACGGTGACGTTGTCCGGGCCGCCGCTGCGCAGCGCCAATTCGATGAGCCGGTCGGCGCATTCGTCGGTGCTGCCCTCGCGCAGGGTGTTCGCGATGGTCTCATCGCTCACCACATCGGAGAGGCCGTCGGAGCACAGCAGATAGCGGTCGCCCGGGCGGGCCTCCCGCATGATCAGCGTCGGCTCGATCTCGTTGCCGGTGAGCGCGCGCATGATCAGCGAACGCTGGGGATGGGTGTGCGCCTGCTCCGGGGTGATCCGGCCCTCGTCCACCAGCGACTGCACGAACGTGTCGTCTCTGGTGATCTGGGCCAGCTCGCCACCGCGCAACAGGTAGGCCCGGGAATCGCCGATATGGGCGAGACCGAGCTTGTTGCCGGCGAACAGGATCGCGGTGAGCGTGGTGCCCATGCCGTCGAGTTCGGGCTCCTCCTCGACCTGATCGGCGATCGCGGCATTGCCCTCGTGGATCGCGTGGTCGAGCTTGCCGAGCAAGTCGGTGCCGGGCTCGTCGTCGTCGAGATGAGCCAGCGCGGCAATCATCAACTGGGAGGCGACTTCACCGGCGGCATGGCCGCCCATGCCATCGGCCAGCGCGAGCAACCGGGCGCCCGCGTACACGGAATCCTCGTTGTTGCCTCGCACGAGGCCGCGGTCGCTGCGCGCTGCGTAGCGGAGAACAAGTGTCACGATCGGAGCTCGATCACTGTCTTGCCGACACGAACCGGGGTGCCGAGCGGAACACGGACGGCGGTGGTGACTTTCCCGCGGTCGAGATAGGTGCCATTGGTCGAGCCGAGGTCTTCGACGTACCAGTCGTCACCACGCGGGGAAAGTCGCGCATGCCGGGTGGAGGCGTAATCATCGGTGAGTACCAGCGTGGAATCATCCGCGCGCCCGATCAGCACCGGTTGGGTGCCGAGCGTGATGCGCGTGCCGGCGAGTGAACCTTGAGTCACCACAAGATATTTGGCGCCCTTCTGGCCGCGGCTGAAGGAAGGCAGCACCGCGGAACCGCGTGCGGCCCTGGGCTGGATCCGGATGCCGGAGGCCGCGTAGATGTCGCTGCGCAAGGTCCGCAGGACCGCCCATACGAACAGCCATAACAGCAAAAGGAACCCCGCACGGGTCAACTGCAGGATCAATCCCTGCACGGCGTTCCACCTCCTGTTCGACCGTGTGTCTGTCGGTGCCGCCGCGTAGGTGCTGATTCGCCCCCACCCGGCCTGCTGGTCTTGCCCGGTCCCATGACGGTGCCGCGCGTAGGCAGCATCATAGGGCCGTCAGTCGATTTCGATCACGATACGACCGCAGAACCGCTGTTCGCACACGTCATGTCGTGATCTGGACGCGAGCTTACGGGATCAGACGATTCGGATCAGGATCTCGGAATGCCCGGCGCGGATGACATCGCCGTCGGCGAGCTGCCAATCCTGCACCGGCGAGCCGTTGACCAGGGTTCCGTTGGTGGAGCCCAGATCCGAGAGCATCGCGGTCTGGCCGTCCCAGCGGACCTCGATGTGGCGGCGCGAAACACCGGTGTCGGGCAGGCGGAAATGCGCGTCCTGGCCGCGGCCGATGATGTTGCTGCCCTCCCGTAGCTGGTAGGTGCGGCCGCTGCCGTCATCCAGCTGCAGGGTGGCCGAATAGCCCGAACCCGCCGGGGCCGCACCGGAATACGGGGCGGGCGCGGAATAGCCGGGCTGGGCGCCGTAACCGGCCTGCTGCGAGTAGGCCTGGCCGTAGCCGCCCTGCTCCTCGGCGTAACCCTGTTCGCCGTAACCGGGTTCGGCGTATCCCGGCTGGCCATAGCCCTGCTGCTGGCCGTATCCGGGCTGGCCGTAGGCCGGCTCCGCATAGCCCGGCTCGCCGTAGGCGGGCGCCTGCCCGTAGTCGGCCTGGCCGTAGCCCGGCTGCTGGCCGTAACCGGCGCCGCCCTGGCCGTAACCGGGCTCCTGGTAACCGGCCGGCTGCTGGCCGTAACCCTGTTCGCCATAACCTTGCTGGCCGTAACCGGGAGCGCCCTGGCCGTAGCCGGGCTCCTCATAACCGCCCGGCGCCTGATAACCACCCGGAGCCTGGTAGCCGGCCGGCTGGCCGCCCTGCTGCTGGTAGTCGTAGCCGTTCTGATAATCGCTGTAACCCTGCTGGCCCTCGGGCGCGCGATAGTTGTCCGCGCCGGCCTCGTAGGGTGCGCGGTACTCCTCGCGATAGGCGCCGTTGGGCGGGTTGGGCCGCCCCGCCGGCGGCGGTGCGTACCCGCGATTGCGTGGATCGGACTCCGCGGGCTCACGGCTCGGGTCGTAGCCAGAGTTCTGCGTCATGGGGCCAGCTCCTGGTTGCGGGTTTGCAGGTCGTTGTGGCGAGGGTTCCGGGCGTTGAGCTGGTGTAGCTCCGCTGCCGGCGTCGGGATCGACCCGGCCGCGTGCCCTGAACTGTCCGGTGTGCAGCGTAGGTGATGCCTCGAACGCTACGTGTACTTCGCCGTAGGTCTGCCACCCCTGATCGCGGATGTAGTCCTGGAGATGTTTGGCGAACGCACGGGTCGTGAGTGTGTGATCGGCGTCGAGTTTGCCGTGATCGGAGGAGTTGATGGTGATCACATAATCGTTCGGCGCCAGCAGATGTCCGCCGCCCACATCCTCGATGTGCTCGGAGGCTTCGCGCTGCAGCGCCGCCTCCACCTCCTTGGGCACGACATTGCCACCGAAGGCGCGGGCGAAGACATCGTCAACGGTGCCGCGCAGTCGAGCTTCGAATCGCGAAACGATGCCCATCCCCGGCCTCCCTTCGTCGAACGTCTTCCCCGAGTCATTGCCCATTTCATAACAACGACACGCACACATGGCGTGTCGTGTGTCGACCACGTTCATTGCATGATATCCACGATCGTCCACACCTGTAACTCCTGGAAACTCTGGCTGGTTCCCACCGCCCCCAGGAGTCATCAACGATATCGCTGAACAGGCGATTTCGTTTCCGAGACGCACCCGTGATAAGTTCTTCCAGTCGCTCGGGCGAGTGGCGGAATGGCAGACGCGCTGGCTTCAGGTGCCAGTGTCCTTCGGGACGTGGGGGTTCAAGTCCCCCTTCGCCCACCACCAAACGTCGAAGGCCCATGCTCATGGAGAGCATGGGCCTTTTTCGTTTGGTGACTTGTGGGGGCCGAGCCCCCACACCCCAGCCGGAGGGGCTTCGCCCCCCGGACCCCCCACAACCACCCCTCCGACTGTGGTCCTGGATGTGCGCATTTGGTCTCGTTTTGGTTGTGGAGTGAGATCGGGCGTGGCGTTTGTGGGGCGGTAACTAGAACGCGTTCCTGTTAGGGTCGAGTGCGTGGGCTCATCCTGATCGGCACCACGGCTGCTGCTTACAACCCCGCGCAGAAAGCGGGGTTCGAGAACGTCCTGATGGGGCAGTGGGTCGAGGGGACAGGGGCGCTGGAGTCGTTGTGTTCGTCGATCGCGGCGGCGCAGGTTGGTGGGGACCCGGAGCGTCATCGGGAACCGTGGGTGCGGGAATGGGTTGGGGGCGATCGGGCCCGCTGGCGGCTTGCTGTGCGCTGCTTGATCGACCGTCAGAGCATCGAGTCGCATGTGCCCGAAATCACCGCGCCGGCTCTGCTCATGCGGGGGTTCGGGGATCAAGTGCTCACCGAGGACGTGATGTCCGCGCTGCGGGGCCAGCTCGGCGGGGAGACCCGGCTCGAGACGATCACCGCTGACGGCGTCACTCATATGTGTACCTGGACCAATCCCGAACTGACGGATCCGGTCATCCGGAAGTTCCTCGACGAGTTACCCGCCGAACTGCCTGGCTGATCCGCTCATCCGGCGGTGAGTACGCAGCGGGTGCCCTCGTAGATGGTGGGCATGCAGCGGTTGCAGTGGGTACAGGGGGAGACGGTCTGGTCTTCGGCGCGTAGCTGGTTGATCAGGTTCGGGTCGTAGAGCAGGGCTCGGGCCATGGCGACGAATTCGAAACCGCTGGTCATGGCGGCGTCGATGGCGGTGCGGGAGGCGATGCCGCCGAGCAGGATCAGGGGGAGGTTCAGGGCGGCGCGGAAGTCCATCGCCTTCTCGAGGAGGTAGGCCTCGCGGTAGGGGTAGGTGCGCAGGAACTTTCGGCCGGCGACGCGGATGCCCCAGCGCTGCAGCGGCGGGAACTGCGCGGCGAACTCACGCAGCGGTACGTCGCCGCGGAACAGGTACATCGGGTTGCGCAGCGAACTGCCGACGGTGAGTTCGAGGGCGTCCAGGTTGCCGTCGGCCTCCAGCCACCGCGCCACGGTCCGGCTCTCCTCGCCGCGGAAGCCGCCGCGCACGCCGTCGTCCATATTGAACTTGGCGAGTACCGCGATCGAGTCGCCGACTTCGCGGCGCACCGCGTCGGCGGTCTGGCGGACCAGGCGGGCGCGGTTTTCCAGGCTGCCGCCGTAGCTGTCGGTGCGCTTGTTCTCCAGCGGGCTCAGGAACGAGCTGAGCAGGTAGTTGTGGCCGAAATGCAGTTCGACGGCGTCGAATCCGGCCCGCACCGCCAGCCGGGCGGCGCCGGCGTGCGCGTCGATGACGCGGCGCAGATCGGTTTCGGTGGCGGCGTGGGTGAATCGCATGCCGAGCGGATTGAACTGGCGGCCCGGCGCGAGGGCGGGTAGCCGATTGGAGGCCGCGTTCGCGACCGGGCCCGCATGTCCGATCTGGGCGGAGACGGCGGCGCCTTCGGAATGCACCGCGTCGGTGAGCTTTTGCAGGCCCGGCACCGCGTCCGGGCGCATCCAGATCTGGTGCCGGTCGGTGCGTCCTTCGGGAGCGACCGCGCAGTAGGCGACGGTAGTCATGGCCGCTCCGCCCGCCGCGACCCTGCGGTGGAATTCGATGAGTTCGTCGGTCACCAACGCGTCCGGGGTGCGGCCCTCGAAAGTCGCCGCTTTGATGATCCGGTTGCGCAGGTGGACCGGTCCGAGCATGGCGGGGCCGAACGGATCAGGCGACATGCAGTCACAGTAGAACGTGTTGCACTCGCCCGCCGGGGAATTCGGCGTCGTAAACCGTTGCTTCCTCGTAAGAACCTGTTCTAGTTTGGGGCATGCGCAGATATGAGGGCCGTCGAGTGCTGGTGACCGGAGCGGGGTCGGGAATCGGACAGGGCATCGCCCTGCGCCTACTCGACGAAGGGGCCCAGCTGATCGCCGCCGACATCGACGAGGCGGGCTTGCAGGCCACCGCGGACAAGGCGGGCGACGCGACCGAGCGGCTGCGGACCGTGCGGGTGAACATCGCGGACCCGGCCTCGGTCACCGCGGGCGTCGCCGAGGGTCTCGAATTCCTCGGCGGCCTCGACGTTCTGGTGAACGCGGCCGGCATCCTCAAACCCGCGCGCACGCACGAGATGCCGCTGGACGCCTGGAACCAGGTCATCAGCATCAACCTGACCGGCACCTTCCTGATGACCCAGGCCGCGCTGCCCGCGCTGCTGGATTCCGGGAACAGCTGCGTGGTCAATCTGTCTTCCACCGCGGCCACCAACGCCGCGCCCTACCTCGCGGCGTACGCGGCGTCCAAGGGCGGCGTCAACGCCTTCACCCACGCCATCGCGCTGGAGTACGCCAAGCAGGGCCTGCGCGCGGTGAACATCCTGCCCGCCGGCATCACCAGCGGGATCACCACCAAGTCGATCCTGGATCAGCCCGACGGCGCCGACTGGAAACTGTTCGCCCGCTTGACCGGCTGGCTCAACGGCGGCGCGCTCGGCAGCCCGGACGACATCGCCGGCGTGGTCGCCATGGTCGCCTCCGACGACGGCCGCTACATGACCGGCTGCGAGATCCGCGTCGACGGCGGAGCGGCCATGTAGCTCACTTCGGTGTGGCGATCAGCAGATGCGTGGGAATCGGGCGGCCCGGGAGCTGCCGGTGTTCGACGGCGCAGCCCGCGCGTTCCAGTGCGGCGCTCACCTCGGCGACCGGCCGGAGGGTGAATCCGTAAGCGGTGAACGGCATTTTCGTCATCGCCTCGGGGTCGCCGATGCCGATCACCAGCTTGCCGCCGGGGCGCACGGCACGGGCGAGTTCCGCGCAGGCCGCGTCCAGGTCCGGCACGAAATAGATGGTGTTGACGGTAATGGCCGCGTCCAGGCTGTCGTCGTCGAACGGCAGGGCGGTCATCGATCCTTCGCTGAGTCGCAGGCGGCCCGCGCCGATTTCGCGCGCGAAACTCGAACGTGCCCGGGCCAGCATGTCCGGGGAGATTTCGACGCCGTGCACGGTCGTGCCGTCGCGGGCGAGCAGGAGCTCGAGCCCCACACCGCCGCCGAAACCGATATCGGCGACGGTCGCGCCGGTGGCCGCGCCGGCTGCGGCTTCGATGAGGCCCCGGTTTCCGCGGTTGAGGATGAAGGCGACCCCCTTACCCAGCACGCCGTGGGGATTGCCGAGCTGACCGGCGAGGGTGGACAGGACTTTCGCGCGAACACCAGGCATGTCGCCCATCGTAGGGAGCTGCGGCACGGCGGGCTTGGACGAATTGAACTGGCAATGGTTCAAATACTGTTGCGGCAGGCGCCGGTCGGGTTGGATCGGCACGGATGTCTACGACTCGACCTCGAAAGCTGATCGCCATGCGTTCCCCCCTTATCCTGCTCGCCGCCTGTGCGCTGGCGCTCGCGCCGACCGGTACGGCGCAGGCCGCCGGGTGGGGGCCGCTGGCGCCGCCGAATCCGCATCTCGGACCGGTGGGCACGTCGACGATGCATGGGGACGCGGGGTCCTCGGACGCGACGCCGCTGGCCGGGCCGGGGCCGGGGCATATTTCGGTGGCCGCGTACCCGCTGGCTTTGGCCTGCCCGACGTTGTTGCAAGGGGTCGACGGATTGGTGGTGGCACTGTGCACCGCGATCGTCGGACAGCATCCGACCGTGCACCTGCTCGATCCGGCGAACAACAGTCCGATCGGGACCTCGCTCGCCTCGCTGGAATTGGCGAAAGGCAGTCTGCTCGGCGGGGTTTACGCGTATCTGGACAACAGCGATCGTCTGGTGGCGGTGGATGGCGACCGAAAACTGTTGCGAATCGGGCATTCCCGGGAATCCGGGCACTGGCGCCTGACTGTGGACAACTCCACTGATCTGTCCGGGGTAATTCCGGTGGGCGACAACGTGACCGGGCTGGTGCCCGATTGGTCCGGGAATGTGTGGTTTGCGACCGGTAAGGGTGTAGTCGGTCTGGTTACGCCATCCGGTGCGGCAGCAACCATCGGGCTGCCCGCGGGTGAGCAAGTGGCAAACAGTATTTCGGCCGCGCCGAGCGGCCGGGTCGGCGTGGCTACTACCCATGCGCTCTACGAGCTGCGTGCCGATGCGAGCGCACGACCCGAAATCCTGTGGCGCGCTGCCTATGAACGGGGCGCGGCGCGGAAACCGGGTCAGCTCAGCTGGGGGACCGGTTCGACGCCTACCTATTTCGGGCCGGTCACCGGAGCCGATTATCTGACCATCGTCGACAACGCCGACAGCCAGGTGCGTGCACTGGTGTACCGCTCCGGCAGCGGCGAGCTGGTGTGTTCGCAGCCGGTGCTCACCAAGGGCGGTGCGGGCAGCGAGAATTCGCCGATCGGGATCGGGCGGTCGTTGTTCGTGGCGAGCACCTACGGATACCCGTATCCCGCGGTGCCGGAAGATGCGGGGCCGGCGGTGCCCGCGAGCGCGCCGTTCACCGGCGGGATGACCCGGGTCGATGTGGAGGAAAACGGTTGCCGCACCGTCTGGGAGAACACGGTGCGCAGTGCCGCGGTGCCACATCTATCCACAGCCGACGGCAATCTCTACACAGTGAGCCGGGTGGGGCTGAATACCACCACACCGCTCGACGGTTATGCGTTTACCGTGCTGGATCCCGAGACCGGCGTGGTGCTTTCGAATCGGCCACTGCCGGGCACGATCGTCGATGACCCGCTGCAGACCTCGCCGCTGATCACCACCGGCGCGCGCCTGCTGCAGGGCACGATCACCGGAATCCTGCGCATCAGCTGAACTTTCGCCCGCATCCTGTGGATATCTGGGGCAGCCCTGTGGAATTCGGCCGTGCCGGCAGGGAAAGCGCTGGTAGAGCGCGGGTGCCGGGGCTCGGGCACGGACGGCCGGTGAAATGGGGGATCTCGCGGCGGCGCCGGCGCCGGGAAAGGTCGCGTTTGTGCCGTTCGCCGGATGTACGCGAGCCTGTGGATATCTGGGGTCAAATTGTGGATAACAGTTGTGGGTCCCCGGTGTTTGCGCTGGCTGTGGCGACGTGGCCGGGGCTGGGGAAGGAAAGCCGCTGTGCTGCGCAGGCTGTGCACACGGCGTTGGCGCAACTGCGCCGCGCTCCCGTTTCCGCGCTGGTGGCGGGTGGTTTCCGCGCTCGCTGTGGAGATCAGCGCAACTATGCACAGTGGAGCCCCGCTCTGTGGATTGCGTACCGGCGGGCCGCGCGTTCGATGCTCCGGACGGGTTGTCCACAGGCGAGTTGTCTCGGTGCTGGCCGTGCCGGTTGCGGGGCCCTGGAAACTCGGTTGAGGCGAAGATCACACTGCCGGCCGGAGTAGCGGTTGTGCTGCTGTTCGACCTGGATCGCGGCACCGGGGCCACGGCATTTCTGTAACTGGTTATCGTTGGGTTGAGGCTGTCTGGAGTATGTCCAGAAGTAAAACCCTAGGCGCGCATCTTGCAAATTGCCCGATAAACAAACTTGGAGTCGCTTTCCTTTCGTCCGCAATCCAGCTACTCGATTAGCAACCCGGAAATCGCAGGTCGAGAGGCCTGATGTGGATGAGTGTGAGTAGCAGCGGATGCATGGCAAATCAATCCGGCAACGGCTGTCGCGTTTGGTGCGGCTGGCGCTATCGATATTCGTAACCAGTAAAGCTCCGTGCTCAGGGCCGCTCGCAAGGCCCCTGGCAGGACAGCCATGGGTTAGCTGGATGAGTGAAAAACCCTGTGCTCACCAGGGTTTGCTGGCGGGCTGCTAAATACGCTTGACATCCGTGCAGGGGGTTGCGTAGGGGTAACGATTGTGTAGAGTTAACGCCAACGCTGGCCGCAGCTGAGCTGGACTCGCTGCGGCCAGCGGAACTCAAATGGGGGGTTCCGAAACCGCGCTGTTACCGGCGTTGCTACCGCGTCTCCGGCCCCGCATCGCTCAGCGTGTGCTCGGCGTTGTCTGCCAAGGGTTGTCGAGCGTCTCCAGCACCGGGTTGCTGTCCTCCGCGAGCACCGCGCGCCGGCCCAGGACGAACACATACACCAGAAACAGGATCTCCGCGAGGAATCCGATTCCGATCCGCATCGAGCCGGGCAGCCCGCTCGGCGTCACGAAACCCTCCAGCAGACCGGACACGAACAACACAGCCACCAGACCCAGCGCGATCGTTGCGGCGGCCCGGCCCTGTCTGGCGACCGCCTCCAACCGGCTCAGCCGGCCCGGATCGATCAGCGTCCACCCCAGCTTCAGGCCCGCGCCACCGGCCACGAAAACCGCCGTCAGCTCCAGCATCCCGTGCGGCAGGATGTAGCCGAAGAACGCGTCCAGCCGCCCGGCCTCGGCCATCAGGCCCGCGGTGATGCCGACATTCACCGCGTTCATCACGAGCATGTAGACCACGGGCAGGATCAGCACGCCGGTGAACAGGCAGACGGCACTCACCCAGGCGTTGTTCGTCCAGACCTGCGCCGCGAACGCGTCGTTCGGATGCTCGGTGTAATAGGTCTCGAACTTGCCGCCGGGCGCGGTGATCGCGGTGTTGTCCGCCGGAATGCCGAACAGCTCGCGCGCTGCACCCGACCCGCGCACCCATTCGGCGATCCCGGCCGTCAGCAACACGAACAGCGCGCCCGCGGTCGCCCACCACACCCAGGTCCGATAGACCGCGGCCGGGAACACCTGCGTCCAGAACCGGCCGAACTCGGCCCACGGATCGGACTTGGTGCCCAGCACCTTGCCGCGGGCGCGGGTCAGTACCGCGCTCAGCCCGGCGATGAGTTCCGGCTCCGGACTGTGCGACTGGAGCCGGGCCAGCTGCTGCGAGGTGCGCCGGTACAGCGCGACCAGTTCCTCCGCTTCCGCACCGGTGAGTTTCCCCCGCCGGGACAGGTGATCCAGGCGGTCCCAGGACCGCCGGTGCATGACGCTGTAGGCGTCCACGTCCATTTCGGTTGCCTCCCATACCGCCGATGGGAAGAATGCTAGTCACATGGCTGAATTCACTACCGGGGAAGCGGTCTCGTTAGAGCTTCCGATCGCCCGGATCCCCACCAGGGCCACCGCGTTCCTTCTCGACGTGCTGGTCCAGCTGATGCTGGGCTTCTTCGCGCTGATCGCGGTCGCCATCACCCTCGAACAGCTCGACGCGGGCGACGCGTGGGAGGCGGCGATCATGCTGTTGACCGTGGTCGCCATTCTGGTCGGCTACCCGGTCGCCTGCGAAACCCTCACCCGCGGCCGCACCCTCGGCAAGCTGGCGGTCGGTCTGCGCGTGGTCCGCACCGACGGCGGCCCGATCGATTTCCGGCACGCCCTCACCCGCGGCCTGGGCGGCGCCATCGTCGACTTCTGGATCTTCGGCGGCTTCGGCGCGATCGCGGTCATCACCTCGATCTGCTCGCCGAACGCCCGCCGCGTCGGCGACGTCCTCGCGGGCACCGTCGTCGTGCACGCCCAGCAGCCGCTGCCCCGCCCAGCCCTCGCCGTCGCCCCGCCGTGGCTGGCCGGGTGGGTTACCCAGCTCGATCTCACCGGCATCCCCGAGGATCTGGCCCTGGCGATCCGGCAATACCTGACCCGCCTGCGAACCCTCACCCCCGCAACGCAATCCGGCCTGGGCCAGCAGCTCGTGCACGCCGTCTGCACCCGCCTCCAGGTTGCGGCCCCCGCGAACTATCCGCCGGTCCAGATTCTCGGCGCGATCATCGCCGAACGGCAGCGCCGGGCCCTGACAC
Coding sequences within:
- a CDS encoding stage II sporulation protein M translates to MDVDAYSVMHRRSWDRLDHLSRRGKLTGAEAEELVALYRRTSQQLARLQSHSPEPELIAGLSAVLTRARGKVLGTKSDPWAEFGRFWTQVFPAAVYRTWVWWATAGALFVLLTAGIAEWVRGSGAARELFGIPADNTAITAPGGKFETYYTEHPNDAFAAQVWTNNAWVSAVCLFTGVLILPVVYMLVMNAVNVGITAGLMAEAGRLDAFFGYILPHGMLELTAVFVAGGAGLKLGWTLIDPGRLSRLEAVARQGRAAATIALGLVAVLFVSGLLEGFVTPSGLPGSMRIGIGFLAEILFLVYVFVLGRRAVLAEDSNPVLETLDNPWQTTPSTR
- a CDS encoding RDD family protein — its product is MAEFTTGEAVSLELPIARIPTRATAFLLDVLVQLMLGFFALIAVAITLEQLDAGDAWEAAIMLLTVVAILVGYPVACETLTRGRTLGKLAVGLRVVRTDGGPIDFRHALTRGLGGAIVDFWIFGGFGAIAVITSICSPNARRVGDVLAGTVVVHAQQPLPRPALAVAPPWLAGWVTQLDLTGIPEDLALAIRQYLTRLRTLTPATQSGLGQQLVHAVCTRLQVAAPANYPPVQILGAIIAERQRRALTPAGPSLVRTG